The Streptomyces phaeolivaceus genome has a window encoding:
- a CDS encoding SDR family NAD(P)-dependent oxidoreductase: MTGGRTMGSGSLDGRVVLVTGAGQGIGRAIAVETARRGAAAVAVADRNEATAAETAALVRAAGAEAEPLVCDLRDRDRIEGMVARAADRFGGLDVLVNNAGVIESALVDRPEDRAVDTLPEDVWDAVYEVNLKAVWLTTKFAAPHLRRSVRGPAIVNTASVAGLTGRPLAPVYGTTKAAVIHLTKVTAVDLAPVRCNCFCPGVIETPLARDFFEASGKGDAMERELTAPQLVRRLGQPEEVARLACFLASDDAAFITGASYVIDGGALAWHGVRD, from the coding sequence GTGACCGGAGGCAGGACGATGGGTTCGGGTTCGCTGGACGGCAGGGTGGTGCTCGTGACGGGCGCCGGTCAGGGCATCGGGCGGGCGATCGCCGTGGAGACGGCCCGCAGGGGCGCGGCGGCGGTCGCGGTCGCCGACCGGAACGAGGCGACGGCGGCCGAGACCGCCGCACTCGTCCGCGCCGCCGGGGCGGAGGCGGAACCGCTCGTCTGCGATCTGCGCGACCGCGACCGGATCGAGGGCATGGTGGCCCGCGCGGCGGACCGGTTCGGCGGGCTCGACGTCCTCGTCAACAACGCCGGGGTGATCGAATCCGCGCTGGTGGACCGGCCCGAGGACCGGGCGGTGGACACCCTTCCCGAGGACGTCTGGGACGCCGTGTACGAGGTCAACCTCAAGGCGGTCTGGCTGACGACGAAGTTCGCCGCGCCCCATCTGCGGCGCTCCGTCCGGGGACCCGCGATCGTCAACACGGCCTCGGTGGCCGGGCTCACCGGTCGCCCCCTGGCTCCGGTCTACGGCACCACGAAGGCGGCCGTCATCCATCTCACCAAGGTCACCGCCGTCGATCTGGCGCCCGTGCGCTGCAACTGCTTCTGCCCCGGGGTCATCGAAACGCCACTGGCGCGGGACTTCTTCGAGGCCTCCGGCAAAGGCGACGCGATGGAACGGGAGTTGACCGCCCCTCAGCTCGTCCGGCGGCTCGGGCAACCCGAGGAGGTGGCGCGGCTCGCCTGCTTCCTGGCCTCCGACGACGCGGCGTTCATCACCGGAGCCTCGTACGTCATCGACGGCGGCGCACTGGCCTGGCACGGGGTCAGGGACTGA
- a CDS encoding acyl-CoA dehydrogenase family protein gives MAIEFDIDPHVADIARRTTAFVREHVLPAEEECRGDVHAGPEPLRRGLQEAARAAGVFAPHVPVRWGGLGLDLRGQAVVFEAAGYSLLGPLALNCAAPDEGNTHLLDAVATEEQRARFLAPLAAGETRSCFAMTEPSPGAGSDPRALATRAERIPGGWRIDGRKWFISGADGAAFTICMARTGGEPGDPGGATMFLIDAGNPGMKVVRNIGTLDRALFGGHSELALDACEVADDAVLGEVHRGFEYAQVRLGPARLTHCMRWLGVARRAQDIALDRAAGRRAFGGRLAELGMVQQQLADSEIDIETSRAVLWRACWELDQGRPGAQLTSIAKTFVSEAVGRVVDRAVQVCGALGISEDIPLASLYREVRPFRIYDGPSETHRWAIAKRAVRAARERGPGEPAREAAPTRGGGA, from the coding sequence ATGGCCATCGAGTTCGACATCGATCCGCACGTCGCCGACATCGCGCGGCGGACCACCGCGTTCGTCCGGGAGCATGTGCTGCCCGCCGAGGAGGAGTGCCGCGGTGATGTGCACGCGGGCCCGGAGCCGCTGAGGCGTGGGTTGCAGGAGGCGGCGCGCGCGGCCGGGGTGTTCGCCCCGCACGTGCCGGTGCGGTGGGGCGGGCTCGGGCTGGATCTGCGCGGCCAGGCGGTCGTCTTCGAGGCCGCCGGATACTCCCTGCTGGGCCCGCTCGCACTCAACTGCGCCGCGCCGGACGAGGGCAACACGCACCTCCTCGACGCCGTGGCGACGGAGGAGCAGAGGGCACGGTTCCTGGCGCCCCTGGCGGCCGGGGAGACACGGTCGTGCTTCGCGATGACCGAGCCCTCCCCCGGTGCCGGCTCCGACCCGCGGGCGCTGGCCACGCGGGCGGAACGGATCCCGGGCGGCTGGCGGATCGACGGCCGCAAGTGGTTCATCAGCGGGGCGGACGGGGCCGCGTTCACCATCTGTATGGCGCGCACCGGCGGTGAACCCGGTGACCCGGGCGGCGCGACCATGTTCCTGATCGACGCCGGCAACCCGGGGATGAAGGTGGTCAGGAACATCGGCACCCTCGACCGGGCCCTGTTCGGCGGTCACAGCGAACTCGCCCTGGACGCCTGCGAGGTGGCCGACGACGCGGTTCTCGGGGAGGTCCACCGGGGCTTCGAGTACGCGCAGGTGCGGCTCGGCCCCGCGCGGCTGACCCACTGCATGCGCTGGCTCGGGGTGGCCCGGCGGGCGCAGGACATCGCCCTGGACCGGGCCGCCGGGCGCCGGGCCTTCGGGGGCCGGCTGGCGGAACTCGGCATGGTGCAGCAGCAGTTGGCGGACTCGGAGATCGACATCGAGACGAGCCGGGCGGTGCTCTGGCGGGCCTGCTGGGAACTCGACCAGGGCAGGCCGGGTGCCCAGCTGACCTCGATCGCGAAGACCTTCGTGTCCGAGGCCGTCGGCCGGGTCGTGGACCGCGCCGTCCAGGTCTGCGGGGCGCTCGGCATCTCGGAGGACATCCCGCTGGCCTCCCTCTACCGCGAGGTGCGGCCGTTCCGTATCTACGACGGGCCGTCGGAGACCCATCGTTGGGCGATCGCCAAGCGCGCGGTCCGGGCGGCACGCGAGCGAGGGCCCGGGGAACCGGCGCGGGAGGCGGCACCGACGCGCGGGGGCGGGGCATGA
- a CDS encoding phosphotransferase family protein, with protein MTAPGDATVAGVDLPALRRFVEREVPGCGGPLDVRPLFGGRSNLTYLVSDGTHRWVLRRPPLGTLTPTAHDMDREYRVMAALADTDVPVPRTVLSCADASVIGAPFTLVSYVEGSVLRDSGQAARLPAEDARRCSRALVDQLAALHALDPYEVGLGGFGRPAGYVARQVRRWRGQWDRVATRALPELDALYAKLARGLALTRDDGGEPAVLHGDFRLDNVLLDADDPGRIAAIVDWEMAALGDPLADLGLLLVYWDPVCEPVLGDGHVPAANPGFLSARELTERYAERSGRDVSALPFHRALGYFKLAVIAEGIHARHRAGRTVGPGFDRVGSAVPALLRSGLSVDLPRVRTIRDEKGRGQ; from the coding sequence ATGACGGCCCCCGGCGACGCCACCGTGGCCGGGGTGGACCTGCCCGCGCTCCGGCGCTTCGTCGAGCGAGAAGTCCCCGGCTGCGGCGGCCCGCTGGACGTCCGCCCGCTGTTCGGCGGACGTTCCAACCTCACGTATCTCGTGAGCGACGGCACGCACCGCTGGGTGCTGCGCCGGCCGCCGCTCGGCACGCTCACGCCGACCGCGCACGACATGGACCGCGAGTACCGCGTCATGGCCGCCCTCGCCGACACCGACGTACCCGTGCCGCGGACCGTGCTGTCCTGCGCCGACGCGTCGGTGATCGGCGCCCCGTTCACCCTCGTCTCGTACGTCGAGGGCAGCGTGCTGCGGGACTCCGGACAGGCGGCCCGGCTGCCCGCGGAGGACGCCCGGCGGTGCTCCCGGGCGCTGGTCGACCAACTGGCCGCCCTGCACGCGCTCGATCCGTACGAGGTCGGGCTGGGCGGGTTCGGGCGCCCGGCCGGGTACGTGGCACGGCAGGTGCGGCGGTGGCGCGGCCAGTGGGACCGGGTCGCCACCCGGGCGCTGCCCGAACTGGACGCGCTGTACGCGAAGTTGGCACGCGGGCTGGCCCTGACCCGGGACGACGGCGGTGAACCGGCGGTCCTGCACGGGGACTTCCGGCTCGACAACGTCCTCCTCGACGCCGATGACCCGGGGCGGATCGCCGCGATCGTCGACTGGGAGATGGCCGCGCTGGGCGATCCGCTCGCCGACCTCGGTCTGCTGCTCGTCTACTGGGACCCGGTGTGCGAGCCGGTCCTCGGGGACGGTCATGTCCCGGCCGCCAACCCGGGTTTCCTGTCCGCGCGGGAGCTGACCGAGCGGTACGCGGAGCGGTCCGGCCGGGACGTCTCCGCGCTGCCGTTCCACCGGGCCCTCGGCTACTTCAAGTTGGCGGTCATCGCGGAGGGCATCCACGCCCGCCATCGGGCCGGGCGCACCGTCGGACCGGGCTTCGACCGGGTCGGGTCGGCGGTGCCCGCGCTGCTGCGCTCCGGCCTGTCCGTGGACCTGCCGCGGGTCCGAACCATCCGGGACGAGAAGGGACGTGGGCAGTGA
- a CDS encoding SDR family NAD(P)-dependent oxidoreductase translates to MMRLSEKVALVTGATGGIGEAIVRRLADEGATVVVTDLDGDRCGKLAGELPGGALGLALDVTDETAWESVVAEVTDRLGGLSVLVNNAGIATMATVESETQEGWDRVIGVTQTGVWLGMKHGGPAIERSGGGSVVNVASIFGTVGGFGAQFSYHAAKGAVRLMTKNAALHWGTRGVRVNSLHPGFIETPLSRELWKGTPRLTAMIEGTPLGRLGRTEEVAAAVAFLASDDAGFMTGSELYVDGGWTAR, encoded by the coding sequence ATGATGCGGCTTTCGGAGAAGGTGGCGCTGGTGACCGGTGCCACCGGAGGGATCGGCGAGGCGATCGTGCGACGGCTGGCGGACGAGGGCGCGACCGTGGTGGTCACCGACCTCGACGGCGACCGCTGCGGCAAGCTCGCCGGGGAACTGCCCGGCGGCGCCCTGGGGTTGGCTCTCGACGTGACCGACGAGACGGCCTGGGAGTCGGTCGTCGCCGAGGTGACCGACCGGCTGGGCGGTCTGTCAGTGCTGGTCAACAACGCGGGGATCGCGACGATGGCCACGGTGGAGTCCGAGACCCAGGAGGGCTGGGACCGGGTCATCGGGGTGACGCAGACCGGGGTGTGGCTCGGGATGAAGCACGGCGGTCCGGCCATCGAACGTTCCGGCGGCGGCTCCGTCGTCAACGTCGCCTCGATCTTCGGCACGGTCGGCGGCTTCGGCGCCCAGTTCTCGTACCACGCGGCCAAGGGCGCCGTACGGCTGATGACCAAGAACGCCGCGCTGCACTGGGGCACTCGCGGGGTGCGTGTCAACTCGCTGCACCCCGGCTTCATCGAGACGCCCCTGTCCCGGGAGCTGTGGAAGGGCACGCCCCGGCTGACCGCGATGATCGAGGGCACCCCGCTCGGCCGGCTGGGCCGGACCGAGGAGGTGGCCGCCGCCGTGGCGTTCCTCGCCTCGGACGACGCGGGCTTCATGACCGGCTCGGAGCTGTACGTCGACGGGGGCTGGACGGCCCGCTGA
- a CDS encoding MBL fold metallo-hydrolase: MTTRFDRGQWARSGAQTVRPGVHRVPLPLPDDGLRAVNVYVLEEDDGLVLIDGGWSIPESRKALEDALAGLGHDLAEITHVLVTHIHRDHYTQAVELRRLLGSRVYLGSGERRGLELLGELRTDQPVGSLRTLRRAGALELADRIEAMDHGGFDPSVWEAPDRWLDAEELRFGDRTLRVVPTPGHTRGHVVYLDEARGLLFSGDHVLPHITPSIGFELGDGPGLPLGDYLASLRLMTTLADAQLLPAHGPVGDSVHGRVGELLAHHDDRLGETLTVLGTRSLDAHAVARELGWTRRQVPFGDLNPFNQMLAVNETAAHLDVLVARGRVGLTSVDGVHRYTRCDSGTGEDDHATVPAPAST, from the coding sequence ATGACCACCCGTTTCGACCGAGGACAGTGGGCGCGGAGCGGAGCCCAGACCGTACGGCCCGGGGTGCACCGCGTACCGCTGCCGCTGCCCGACGACGGGCTGCGGGCCGTCAACGTCTACGTCCTGGAGGAGGACGACGGGCTGGTGCTGATCGACGGCGGATGGTCGATCCCCGAGTCCCGCAAGGCGTTGGAGGACGCCCTCGCCGGCCTCGGCCACGACCTCGCCGAGATCACCCATGTCCTGGTCACCCACATCCACCGCGACCACTACACCCAGGCCGTGGAACTGCGCCGGCTGCTCGGCTCCCGCGTCTACCTGGGCTCCGGCGAGCGGCGCGGCCTGGAACTGCTCGGCGAGCTGCGCACCGACCAGCCGGTCGGATCGCTGCGGACCCTGCGCCGGGCCGGCGCCCTGGAACTGGCCGACCGGATCGAGGCGATGGACCACGGCGGCTTCGACCCCTCCGTGTGGGAGGCGCCCGACCGCTGGCTGGACGCGGAGGAGCTGCGGTTCGGTGACCGCACCCTGCGGGTCGTACCGACCCCCGGGCACACCCGGGGCCATGTCGTCTACCTCGACGAGGCACGGGGGCTGCTGTTCTCCGGGGACCATGTGCTGCCGCACATCACCCCCTCCATCGGCTTCGAACTCGGCGACGGCCCCGGACTGCCGCTGGGCGACTACCTCGCCTCGCTGCGGCTCATGACCACCCTCGCCGACGCCCAACTGCTGCCCGCGCACGGGCCGGTGGGCGACAGCGTCCACGGCAGGGTCGGGGAGCTGCTGGCCCACCACGACGACCGGCTCGGGGAGACGCTCACGGTCCTCGGCACCCGGTCCCTCGACGCCCACGCCGTGGCGCGGGAGCTGGGCTGGACCCGGCGCCAGGTCCCGTTCGGGGACCTGAACCCCTTCAACCAGATGCTGGCCGTCAACGAGACGGCGGCCCACCTGGACGTCCTGGTGGCGCGCGGCCGGGTCGGTCTCACCTCGGTGGACGGCGTGCACCGGTACACGCGCTGCGACTCCGGCACCGGTGAGGACGACCACGCGACGGTTCCGGCACCGGCGTCCACGTAA
- a CDS encoding class I adenylate-forming enzyme family protein, which yields MRRTVREFQQLAEERDFTAVIDDHGHHTARDLLDSAVTLAEAMTPDGTAVGTVLVQADNSWRTVVATLAVGMTGGVLAVVNRHTTATEFASALADIRPDVVVAEPSALREWHGPGMPTGGKAEALGGWTVLSHRIPRDATRWRGGAVIGLTSGSTGRPKGVVQSEAALRYACARTRDINGLGPGDAVAAIVPLSSTAAYCFGVCMSLMLAGPLVLTGRWDPGVAVERMAEHHARWTMCVPTMALQMGTAASGSRALQGVHSITVGGGPMDRGALARAERSLGTRILRVFGMSECLGHTSPHPDDPEEIRLGRDGRPFPGTELRCVGADGTVLGPGETGHAQVRGPSLFLGYARDGAVEPPALTADGFLPTGDLLMTAADGTVTVMGRAKDVIIRGGRNLDITEIERAVASHPRVARVCVAPVPDPLLGERPAVLVVPEDATDDLPLDEITTHLERAGLSRAKWPEFAFTVPELPQTRVGKLDRGGARDLVRDLYERLSGAQPAQRRLGDV from the coding sequence ATGCGACGGACCGTGCGGGAGTTCCAACAACTAGCCGAAGAGCGCGACTTCACCGCCGTCATCGACGACCACGGCCACCACACCGCGCGGGACCTCCTCGACTCCGCCGTCACCCTCGCGGAGGCCATGACCCCGGACGGCACGGCCGTCGGCACGGTCCTGGTGCAGGCCGACAACTCCTGGCGCACCGTCGTCGCCACCCTGGCCGTGGGGATGACCGGCGGGGTGCTCGCCGTGGTCAACCGGCACACCACGGCCACCGAGTTCGCGTCGGCCCTCGCCGACATCCGGCCGGACGTCGTCGTCGCCGAGCCGTCCGCGCTGCGGGAGTGGCACGGACCGGGCATGCCGACGGGCGGCAAGGCGGAGGCCCTCGGCGGCTGGACGGTGCTGTCCCACCGGATACCGAGGGACGCCACCCGCTGGCGGGGCGGCGCCGTCATCGGCCTCACCTCCGGCTCCACCGGACGCCCGAAGGGAGTCGTCCAGTCCGAGGCCGCCCTGCGCTACGCCTGCGCCCGCACCCGCGACATCAACGGCCTCGGCCCCGGCGACGCGGTGGCCGCCATCGTCCCGCTCTCCTCCACCGCCGCGTACTGCTTCGGGGTCTGCATGTCCCTCATGCTCGCCGGACCGCTGGTGCTGACCGGCCGATGGGACCCCGGTGTCGCGGTCGAGCGGATGGCCGAGCACCACGCCCGGTGGACCATGTGCGTCCCCACCATGGCCCTCCAGATGGGCACGGCGGCCTCCGGCTCCCGGGCTCTCCAAGGGGTCCACTCGATCACGGTCGGCGGCGGCCCCATGGACCGGGGCGCGCTCGCCCGCGCCGAACGCTCCCTCGGCACCCGGATCCTGCGGGTCTTCGGCATGTCCGAATGCCTCGGCCACACCTCGCCGCACCCGGACGACCCCGAGGAGATCAGACTCGGCCGTGACGGCCGACCCTTCCCCGGGACCGAACTGAGATGCGTCGGCGCCGACGGAACCGTCCTCGGCCCCGGCGAGACCGGACACGCCCAGGTGCGCGGCCCCTCCCTCTTCCTCGGCTACGCCCGCGACGGCGCCGTCGAACCACCCGCCCTCACCGCCGACGGCTTCCTGCCCACCGGGGACCTCCTGATGACCGCCGCCGACGGCACGGTCACCGTCATGGGCCGGGCGAAGGACGTCATCATCCGGGGTGGCCGCAACCTCGACATCACCGAGATCGAACGCGCCGTCGCCAGCCACCCCAGGGTGGCCCGCGTCTGCGTCGCCCCGGTCCCGGACCCCCTCCTCGGCGAACGCCCCGCCGTGCTCGTCGTCCCCGAGGACGCCACCGACGACCTCCCCCTCGACGAGATCACCACCCATCTGGAACGCGCCGGCCTGTCCAGGGCGAAGTGGCCCGAGTTCGCGTTCACCGTGCCCGAACTGCCCCAGACCAGGGTCGGCAAGCTCGACCGAGGGGGCGCCCGGGACCTCGTACGCGACCTGTACGAGCGGCTCTCCGGGGCGCAGCCCGCACAGCGACGACTGGGAGACGTATGA
- a CDS encoding EthD family reductase, whose product MYNLVLLAARPPDWTHERFIAWWRGEHAELTRRLPGLRSWRHTEIDAALEPRSEGWDGLSVLGFDTPEDLRKALDSPEWAAAVAQVGDMRGRRIAVMGDERELYAG is encoded by the coding sequence ATGTACAACCTCGTCCTGCTGGCCGCACGGCCGCCCGACTGGACCCATGAGCGGTTCATCGCCTGGTGGCGCGGCGAACACGCCGAACTGACCCGGCGGCTGCCCGGACTACGGTCCTGGCGGCACACCGAGATCGACGCGGCCCTGGAGCCCCGCTCCGAGGGCTGGGACGGCCTCTCGGTCCTCGGGTTCGACACCCCCGAGGACCTGCGCAAGGCACTGGACAGCCCCGAATGGGCGGCGGCCGTCGCCCAGGTCGGCGACATGCGGGGCCGCCGGATCGCCGTCATGGGCGACGAGCGGGAGTTGTACGCGGGCTGA
- a CDS encoding nuclear transport factor 2 family protein, giving the protein MVLREYMARMDGQDPDKALELLEPGFRFLIALPTGERTGESKADFAAYIAGRNAVDRVHEIVRASVDGDLETVYGFVVDGGTTTGAFLSAAVISPSGLMARYQSFFTPAFHLVDRP; this is encoded by the coding sequence ATGGTGCTTCGCGAGTACATGGCCCGCATGGACGGCCAGGACCCCGACAAGGCCCTGGAACTCCTGGAGCCCGGGTTCCGCTTCCTCATCGCCCTGCCGACCGGCGAACGGACCGGTGAGTCGAAGGCCGACTTCGCCGCCTACATCGCCGGCCGGAACGCCGTGGACCGGGTGCACGAGATCGTCCGCGCCTCCGTGGACGGGGACCTCGAAACCGTGTACGGCTTCGTGGTGGACGGAGGTACGACGACCGGGGCGTTCCTGTCGGCCGCCGTCATCTCACCCTCCGGTCTGATGGCGCGCTACCAGTCCTTCTTCACCCCCGCCTTCCACCTCGTCGACCGGCCCTGA
- a CDS encoding TetR/AcrR family transcriptional regulator yields MARARIVDPDQGPRSKRAAILEAAVEYFGETGYETTKWSDVADRVGIGQTALYHYFESKAHCLLTIMRLELQRSHDMFTEATADEEDPVEAIKAGTRAAFAVSEQEIRQMRVLQANMSLLATPRKSKREETERIAARQLVQMVERDWTNLLVRGMAKGAFPVRDAHMLGLAVLGMIVSVWRWYRPTGAIPLSEISDLIEGCVVRMVGEQ; encoded by the coding sequence ATGGCGAGGGCGCGGATCGTGGATCCGGACCAGGGACCCAGGTCCAAGCGGGCGGCCATTCTGGAGGCCGCGGTCGAGTACTTCGGCGAGACCGGCTACGAGACCACGAAATGGTCGGACGTGGCCGACCGGGTCGGCATCGGTCAGACCGCGCTCTACCACTACTTCGAGTCCAAGGCCCACTGCCTGCTCACGATCATGCGGCTGGAACTGCAGCGTTCCCACGACATGTTCACCGAGGCGACGGCCGACGAGGAGGACCCCGTCGAGGCGATCAAGGCCGGGACCCGCGCCGCCTTCGCGGTGTCCGAGCAGGAGATCCGGCAGATGCGCGTCCTCCAGGCCAACATGTCGCTGCTCGCCACGCCCCGGAAGTCCAAGCGCGAGGAGACCGAGCGGATCGCCGCCCGGCAGCTGGTGCAGATGGTCGAGCGGGACTGGACGAACCTGCTGGTGCGCGGCATGGCCAAGGGCGCCTTCCCGGTGCGCGACGCCCATATGCTCGGGCTGGCCGTGCTCGGGATGATCGTCAGCGTGTGGCGGTGGTACCGGCCCACCGGGGCCATCCCGCTGTCGGAGATCAGCGATCTGATCGAGGGATGCGTGGTGCGGATGGTCGGGGAACAGTGA
- a CDS encoding enoyl-CoA hydratase/isomerase family protein, translating into MSAVTVHVDETGVAHVEMCRERAGNAIDLALATGLLTAARTCAGTDGVRAVLLTGRGRSFCVGGDLREFSGLSGDRLAAHLGRVTDALHGALRVFAALDAPLVAAVQGAAAGAGLGLAAAADLTLAASDATFVAAYTGIGYSPDAGVSWSLPRLVGPKRALDLLLTNRRITAAEAADMGLVSRVVDASRLTEEAEKAAEALARGATGAFGATRRLVAAGLSEGLDAHLDAEARQLAEAAVSAEGRAGVAAFLARRRPDHGVSRVT; encoded by the coding sequence ATGAGCGCCGTCACCGTCCACGTCGACGAAACGGGCGTGGCGCACGTCGAGATGTGCCGTGAGCGGGCGGGCAACGCGATCGATCTGGCCCTGGCGACGGGACTGCTGACGGCCGCGCGGACCTGCGCCGGGACCGACGGCGTACGGGCGGTGCTGCTCACCGGGCGGGGGCGCTCCTTCTGTGTCGGGGGCGATCTGCGGGAGTTCTCCGGACTCTCCGGCGACCGGCTGGCCGCCCACCTGGGCCGGGTCACGGACGCGCTGCACGGCGCGCTGCGGGTGTTCGCCGCGCTGGACGCGCCGCTGGTGGCGGCCGTGCAGGGCGCCGCCGCGGGTGCCGGGCTCGGGCTCGCGGCAGCGGCGGATCTGACCCTGGCCGCCTCCGACGCCACGTTCGTCGCCGCCTACACCGGCATCGGATACTCCCCGGACGCCGGGGTCAGCTGGTCGCTGCCACGGCTCGTCGGCCCCAAACGGGCCCTGGACCTGCTGCTCACCAACCGGCGGATCACGGCGGCCGAGGCGGCGGACATGGGGCTCGTCAGCAGGGTCGTGGACGCGAGCCGGCTGACCGAGGAGGCGGAGAAGGCCGCCGAGGCGCTCGCCCGGGGGGCCACCGGGGCGTTCGGTGCCACCCGCAGGCTTGTCGCGGCGGGACTCTCCGAGGGCCTGGACGCCCACCTGGACGCGGAGGCCCGGCAGCTGGCCGAGGCCGCCGTCTCGGCCGAGGGCCGGGCGGGTGTGGCGGCCTTCCTGGCCCGGCGAAGGCCCGACCACGGCGTTTCCCGTGTCACCTGA
- a CDS encoding SDR family NAD(P)-dependent oxidoreductase, whose translation MTAGLFSLHGRTAVVTGASSGLGARFATVLAQAGATVFAAARRLDRLKELAGSDPRIHPVACDVARDEDRVRLAETVLAATGRIDVLVNNAGAPGAVRAEDEGADDFAAVLAVNLVAPFHLARLMAEADGPAGRTGSVVNVSSVLGLVSGAPLGGASYAASKAGLIGLTRELAGQWGPAGIRVNALAPGWFRSEMTDDLFADDRSRRWVERGTMLGRGGTPGELDGALLFLASDASSYCTGQVLTVDGGWTAR comes from the coding sequence GTGACGGCCGGCCTCTTCTCCCTGCACGGCCGCACCGCCGTCGTCACGGGCGCCTCCTCTGGCCTCGGCGCCCGGTTCGCCACCGTCCTCGCCCAGGCGGGCGCCACCGTGTTCGCCGCGGCCCGGCGGCTGGACCGGCTGAAGGAACTGGCCGGCTCCGACCCCCGGATCCACCCCGTCGCCTGCGACGTCGCCCGCGACGAGGACCGCGTACGGCTCGCCGAGACCGTGCTCGCCGCCACCGGACGCATCGACGTGCTGGTCAACAACGCGGGCGCGCCCGGTGCCGTACGGGCCGAGGACGAGGGCGCCGACGACTTCGCCGCGGTGCTCGCGGTCAACCTCGTGGCGCCGTTCCACCTGGCGAGGCTGATGGCCGAGGCCGACGGCCCCGCCGGTCGCACCGGCTCGGTGGTGAACGTCTCGTCCGTGCTGGGGCTCGTCTCCGGCGCCCCGCTGGGCGGCGCCTCCTACGCCGCCTCGAAGGCGGGCCTGATCGGGCTCACCCGGGAACTCGCCGGACAGTGGGGCCCGGCCGGGATACGGGTGAACGCCCTCGCCCCCGGCTGGTTCCGCTCGGAGATGACCGACGACCTGTTCGCGGACGACCGTTCCCGCCGCTGGGTCGAACGGGGCACCATGCTCGGCCGGGGCGGCACCCCGGGCGAACTCGACGGCGCCCTGCTGTTCCTCGCCTCGGACGCCTCCTCGTACTGCACCGGCCAGGTCCTCACCGTCGACGGCGGATGGACGGCCCGATGA
- a CDS encoding SDR family oxidoreductase has translation MNGHVPRAAQALHGRVAVITGGSRGIGLGIATAYRQAGAHVVIAARKPDGLAAAREELLRTKGDGDIHEVVANAGEPEQAERCVEETMARFGRLDILVNNAATNPYMGDLLDLDAPRAEKTVRVNQYGMIAWTRYAWRAWMAEHGGAVVNIASVGGLIVDPHIGWYNATKAAMLHLTRQLAYELGPRARVNAIAPGLIKTELARAVWEPREPILTAKLPLRRLGTVEDVANAALFLASDASSWMTGQTLVLDGGATVLPIGVDT, from the coding sequence GTGAACGGACATGTACCGCGGGCCGCCCAGGCCCTGCACGGCCGGGTCGCCGTGATCACCGGCGGCTCGCGCGGCATCGGCCTCGGCATCGCCACGGCCTACCGGCAGGCGGGCGCCCATGTCGTGATCGCCGCCCGCAAACCGGACGGGCTGGCCGCCGCGCGCGAGGAACTCCTGCGGACCAAGGGCGACGGCGACATCCACGAGGTCGTCGCCAACGCCGGGGAGCCCGAACAGGCCGAGCGCTGCGTCGAGGAGACCATGGCCCGCTTCGGCCGCCTCGACATCCTGGTCAACAACGCCGCCACCAACCCGTACATGGGCGACCTGCTCGACCTGGACGCACCGCGCGCGGAGAAGACCGTACGCGTCAACCAGTACGGGATGATCGCCTGGACGCGGTACGCGTGGCGGGCCTGGATGGCCGAGCACGGGGGAGCGGTCGTCAACATCGCCTCCGTGGGCGGTCTGATCGTCGACCCGCACATCGGCTGGTACAACGCCACCAAGGCGGCCATGCTGCATCTCACCCGGCAGCTCGCCTATGAACTCGGGCCCAGGGCACGGGTGAACGCGATCGCGCCAGGTCTGATCAAGACCGAACTGGCCCGGGCCGTCTGGGAACCGAGGGAGCCCATCCTCACCGCCAAGCTCCCATTGCGTCGACTGGGCACGGTCGAGGACGTGGCGAACGCGGCGCTCTTCCTGGCGTCCGACGCGTCCTCCTGGATGACCGGCCAGACGCTGGTCCTGGACGGCGGCGCCACGGTGCTGCCGATCGGGGTGGACACGTGA